Proteins encoded by one window of Dreissena polymorpha isolate Duluth1 chromosome 11, UMN_Dpol_1.0, whole genome shotgun sequence:
- the LOC127851160 gene encoding zinc finger protein 383-like, producing MEALMSHILLTARNKLTLQEDDTPLNLSLRKNEIHTCESFVQFEDLRNETLEPYDAWETTVFENSDRSSVSDDSICIKRTEVTPSGSHPFSIEAILRDTKPSPTGSSSPAVITSAFFPNPDFTYRVSQRGTTERLVSDVFWCHVCHAFCMDAIDAHSHYTIHKLERATCNLRKSLHAVNGFVTRHMRLNEEKIQCSLCDSAVSTCYFTKHQRLHNAHICGVCRKEFSTSSRLKDHMNVHLGATPFACTICDRKFSKRSSLTQHYRYHRDHRSFKCEYCSKKFNSKYACAVHERLHTGDNPFRCSVAGCGKSYPQKIQLKLHLCSHR from the coding sequence ATGGAAGCGTTGATGTCACACATTCTGCTGACCGCCCGAAATAAACTCACGCTACAAGAAGACGACACTCCACTTAATCTGAGCCTCAGAAAGAACGAGATCCACACTTGCGAGAGCTTCGTTCAGTTCGAGGATCTCCGCAACGAGACACTTGAACCATATGACGCCTGGGAGACGACCGTTTTTGAAAACAGTGATAGGTCTTCCGTCAGTGATGACAGCATCTGCATCAAACGTACAGAAGTCACCCCGTCTGGATCACATCCATTTTCCATCGAAGCCATATTGCGAGACACCAAGCCGAGTCCAACCGGAAGCTCTTCTCCTGCAGTGATTACAAGTGCGTTCTTTCCAAATCCTGACTTCACTTATAGGGTTTCACAGCGTGGCACGACGGAGCGTCTGGTCTCTGACGTTTTCTGGTGTCACGTGTGCCATGCATTCTGCATGGACGCTATTGATGCACATAGCCACTATACGATACACAAGTTAGAGCGAGCCACTTGTAATCTCCGAAAGTCGCTTCACGCCGTTAACGGGTTCGTCACTCGCCACATGCGACTTAACGAAGAGAAGATCCAATGCAGCCTCTGTGACAGTGCCGTATCAACGTGCTATTTTACCAAACACCAGCGTCTCCACAACGCCCATATCTGTGGCGTCTGCCGGAAGGAGTTTTCAACAAGCAGCCGCCTGAAGGATCACATGAACGTCCACCTGGGAGCAACACCTTTTGCGTGTACCATTTGCGACCGGAAGTTCTCTAAAAGGTCTTCCCTGACGCAGCACTACCGCTACCACAGGGACCACCGTAGTTTCAAATGCGAATACTGCTCAAAGAAGTTTAACAGCAAGTACGCATGTGCGGTTCATGAGAGACTCCACACGGGGGATAACCCATTTCGGTGCTCGGTTGCTGGATGCGGAAAGAGTTATCCCCAGAAGATCCAACTAAAACTTCATCTGTGCTCCCACAGATAG
- the LOC127851161 gene encoding zinc finger protein 271-like: protein MEALMSHFLLTARNKLTLPKGDTLSLRKNEIHTCESFVQFEDLRNETLEPSDALETTVFDNSDTSSVSDDSICIKRERVPPSRSHPFSIESILRDTKPSPAGSSSPAVITSAFLPNPDFTYMDVQRGKTERLVSDTFWCHVCHAFCKDAIDAQRHHTIHKFEGATCSLRKSLHAVHGFVTSHVRLNEEKIQCSLCDSAVSPCFFNKHQRLHNAHICGVCRKEFSTSSRLKDHMNVHIGATPFACTICDRNFSKRSSLTLHYRYHRDHGSFQCEYCSKKFNSKYACVVHERLHTGDNPFRCSIAGCGKSYPQKIQLKLHMCSNNTPLNLSLRKNEIHTCESFVQFKDLRNETVESSYDWETTVFINSDTSSVSDDSICIKRTEVTPSGSHPYSIEAILRDTKPSSTGSSSPAVITSAIFPNPDFTNRVSQRGTAERLVCDVFWCHVCHAFCMDAIDAHSHYTIHKLEGATCNLRKSLHAVNGFVTRHVRLNEGKIQCSLCDSAVSTCYFTKRQRLHNAHICSVCLLKTK, encoded by the exons ATGGAAGCGTTGATGTCACACTTTTTGCTGACCGCCCGAAATAAACTGACGCTACCAAAAGGTGACACTCTGAGCCTTAGAAAGAACGAGATCCACACTTGCGAGAGCTTCGTTCAGTTCGAGGATCTCCGCAACGAAACTCTTGAACCCTCTGACGCCTTGGAGACGACCGTTTTTGACAACAGTGATACGTCTTCCGTCAGTGATGACAGCATCTGCATCAAACGTGAAAGAGTCCCCCCGTCTCGATCACATCCATTTTCCATCGAATCCATATTGCGAGACACCAAGCCGAGTCCAGCAGGAAGCTCTTCTCCTGCAGTGATTACAAGTGCGTTCTTACCAAATCCTGACTTTACCTATATGGATGTACAGCGTGGTAAAACTGAGCGTCTGGTCAGTGACACGTTCTGGTGTCACGTGTGCCATGCTTTCTGTAAGGACGCTATTGATGCACAGCGCCATCATACGATACACAAGTTCGAGGGAGCCACTTGTAGTCTCCGGAAGTCGCTTCACGCCGTTCACGGTTTCGTCACGAGTCACGTGCGACTTAACGAAGAGAAAATCCAATGCAGCCTCTGCGACAGTGCCGTTTCTCCGTGCTTTTTCAACAAACACCAGCGTCTTCACAACGCCCATATCTGCGGCGTCTGCCGAAAGGAGTTTTCAACAAGCAGCCGCCTGAAAGATCACATGAACGTCCACATTGGAGCAACACCTTTTGCGTGCACCATTTGCGACAGGAATTTCTCTAAAAGGTCTTCGCTGACACTGCACTACCGCTACCACAGGGACCACGGTAGTTTCCAGTGCGAATACTGCTCAAAGAAGTTTAACAGCAAGTACGCATGCGTGGTTCACGAGAGACTCCACACGGGAGATAACCCATTTCGGTGCTCGATTGCTGGATGCGGAAAGAGTTATCCTCAAAAGATCCAactgaaacttcatatgtgctCCAACA ACACTCCACTTAATCTGAGCCTCAGAAAGAATGAGATCCACACTTGCGAGAGCTTCGTTCAGTTCAAGGACCTCCGCAACGAGACGGTTGAATCCTCTTACGACTGGGAGACGACCGTTTTTATCAACAGTGATACGTCTTCCGTCAGTGATGACAGCATCTGCATCAAACGTACAGAAGTCACCCCGTCTGGATCACATCCATATTCCATCGAAGCCATATTGCGAGACACCAAGCCGAGTTCAACCGGAAGCTCTTCTCCTGCAGTGATTACAAGTGCGATCTTTCCAAATCCTGACTTTACTAATAGGGTCTCACAGCGTGGCACGGCGGAGCGTCTGGTCTGTGACGTTTTCTGGTGTCACGTGTGCCATGCTTTCTGCATGGACGCTATTGATGCACATAGCCACTATACGATACACAAGTTAGAGGGAGCAACTTGTAATCTCCGGAAGTCGCTTCACGCCGTTAACGGGTTCGTCACTCGCCACGTGCGGCTTAACGAAGGAAAGATCCAATGCAGCCTCTGTGACAGTGCCGTGTCTACGTGCTATTTTACCAAACGCCAGCGTCTCCACAACGCCCATATCTGTAGCGTCTGCTTGTTGAAAACTAAGTAA